In the Pungitius pungitius chromosome 5, fPunPun2.1, whole genome shotgun sequence genome, one interval contains:
- the npy8br gene encoding neuropeptide Y receptor Y8b — MELQHSANNNHALWKEIPWDFTEDCSLSVSGSTFLIIAYSTVMAVGLIGNSCLVFVITRHRDMRNVTNVFIANLSCSDILVCVICLPVTIIYTLMDRWILGEVLCKLTPFVQCISVTVSIFSLVLIALERYQLIVHPTGWKPVVGQSYLAVVVIWIVACLVSVPFLSYGVLALPFQNLSTPLPINDHLICMERWPSVQERRAYTTFLLVFQYFLPLALVIICYLHIYLRLRRRKDMVERGRTTNKKNKGAARINVMLFSIVVAFAVSWLPLNIFNTVFDWNHEAIPSCGHDAIFSFCHLTAMASTCVNPIIYGFLNSNFQKQFKSTLLRCRCWGVTERYESVPLSTVSTEVTKGSILSNGSISNNT; from the coding sequence ATGGAGCTGCAGCACAGCGCCAATAACAACCACGCCTTGTGGAAAGAGATACCGTGGGACTTCACCGAGGACTGCTCGCTCTCCGTGAGCGGCTCCACTTTCCTCATCATCGCTTACAGCACCGTTATGGCGGTGGGTCTCATCGGGAACTCTTGCCTGGTGTTTGTCATCACGAGGCACAGGGACATGCGCAACGTCACCAACGTCTTCATCGCCAACTTGTCCTGTTCCGACATCCTGGTGTGCGTGATATGCCTGCCGGTCACTATCATCTACACGCTGATGGACCGCTGGATCCTGGGAGAAGTCCTCTGTAAGCTCACGCCCTTCGTCCAGTGTATATCAGTCACtgtctccatcttctccctcgTCCTCATCGCCCTGGAGCGCTACCAGCTCATTGTCCACCCGACCGGATGGAAGCCCGTGGTGGGCCAGTCTTACTTGGCCGTGGTGGTCATCTGGATCGTGGCCTGCCTCGTCTCTGTGCCTTTCCTCTCGTACGGCGTGCTCGCCTTGCCTTTCCAGAACCTCAGCACGCCCTTACCGATCAACGACCACCTCATTTGTATGGAGAGGTGGCCATCTGTTCAAGAGCGACGGGCCTACACCACCTTCCTGCTTGTCTTTCAGTACTTCCTTCCACTGGCCCTCGTCATAATCTGCTACCTGCACATATACCTGCGCCTCAGGCGGAGGAAGGACATGGTGGAGCGCGGCAGGACCAcgaacaagaaaaacaaaggcgCCGCCAGGATCAACGTCATGCTGTTCTCCATCGTGGTGGCGTTCGCCGTCTCTTGGCTCCCCCTCAACATCTTTAACACGGTGTTCGACTGGAACCACGAGGCCATCCCGTCGTGTGGCCACGAcgccatcttctccttctgccaCCTCACGGCCATGGCCTCCACCTGCGTCAACCCCATCATCTACGGTTTCCTCAACAGCAACTTCCAGAAACAGTTCAAGTCCACCCTGTTGCGCTGCCGCTGCTGGGGGGTGACGGAGCGGTACGAGAGTGTCCCACTTTCCACCGTCAGCACGGAGGTGACCAAGGGGTCGATCTTGAGCAATGGATCTATCAGCAACAATACCTAG